One Terriglobia bacterium genomic region harbors:
- a CDS encoding GNAT family N-acetyltransferase, protein MSDSIEITRATREEGSILLALIDALADFEKLQKPVGEARARLLEHGFGERPRFETWLARVEGKAVGYALAFETYSSFLALPTFYLEDLFVLPEYRKRKVGLALFTHLVGEAQRRGCGRMEWAVLDWNTGALRFYERLGARWLNDWKVYRLTRDDIAAIAGGFQRESSDARGRH, encoded by the coding sequence TTGTCCGACTCCATCGAAATCACCCGTGCCACCCGCGAGGAGGGCTCAATCCTGCTCGCGCTCATTGACGCCTTGGCCGATTTTGAAAAGCTCCAAAAACCCGTAGGGGAAGCCCGCGCGCGATTGTTGGAGCACGGCTTTGGCGAGCGGCCCCGGTTCGAAACCTGGCTGGCCCGGGTGGAGGGTAAAGCGGTCGGCTACGCCCTGGCGTTCGAAACCTACTCCTCCTTCCTGGCCCTGCCCACCTTCTACCTGGAGGATCTTTTTGTTCTGCCGGAGTACCGGAAGAGAAAAGTCGGGCTCGCCCTTTTCACGCATCTCGTTGGGGAGGCGCAACGCCGCGGCTGCGGTCGCATGGAATGGGCGGTGCTTGATTGGAATACAGGCGCCCTCCGTTTTTATGAACGGCTGGGGGCACGGTGGCTGAATGATTGGAAGGTCTATCGGCTCACGCGGGACGACATTGCGGCCATCGCTGGCGGCTTTCAGCGGGAAAGCTCCGATGCCCGGGGTCGTCACTAG
- a CDS encoding thymidine kinase → MNVTKGNIGWIEVICGCMFSGKSEELIRRLRRAEIAQQRVQIFKPKIDARYSEEHIYSHSDVRIRAELVSDAKEILQRTDARTEVVGIDEGQFLGDDLPRAADTLADMGKRVIVAGLDTDYLGKPFEPMPVLMAIAEEVTKTLAICMRCGNPAMHTQRLIESDERVVVGAKGMYEARCRRCFEPGVAKKK, encoded by the coding sequence ATGAACGTCACCAAAGGAAATATCGGCTGGATTGAAGTCATTTGCGGGTGCATGTTTTCAGGCAAGAGCGAGGAATTGATTCGAAGGCTTCGCCGCGCTGAGATTGCCCAGCAACGCGTCCAAATTTTCAAGCCGAAGATCGATGCGCGTTACAGCGAAGAGCATATTTACTCCCACAGTGACGTGAGGATCCGGGCCGAACTCGTGAGCGATGCCAAGGAGATTCTTCAAAGGACGGATGCCAGAACTGAAGTCGTGGGAATCGACGAAGGACAGTTCCTGGGCGATGACCTGCCCCGCGCCGCCGATACGCTGGCCGATATGGGCAAACGAGTCATCGTGGCGGGGCTGGATACCGACTATCTCGGCAAACCGTTCGAGCCGATGCCGGTTTTGATGGCCATCGCCGAGGAGGTCACCAAGACGCTGGCCATTTGCATGCGGTGCGGAAACCCCGCGATGCACACGCAGCGGTTGATTGAGAGCGATGAGCGCGTGGTGGTGGGCGCCAAGGGGATGTACGAGGCCCGATGCCGGCGGTGTTTCGAACCCGGTGTCGCCAAGAAGAAATAG
- a CDS encoding VWA domain-containing protein yields the protein MKNTFLYKQILVVTAFCSLLIAVFSLFGGGPQQPAPPGTIRIRVTLIPVNVRVTDKDDHPVLDLKKEDFIVLENGARQDIRHFSLETFTATASQAPEKPLLRKVPRLELVPQTARTFLILLGRGRLERPFKGVDALIQFVRNDLLPQDRVAVFAYNRATDFATDHEQIALVLERYKKIHEKIESHMELRFSGLAAIYGSKEIPKSFQPDIDKIFEAPGALASRQVPPGRITDSGQLARDTNEVSTTLQRMEADNALGTSVSSVSSFDQLQANALTDLPFEEYVSTNAMTMQDLQNIYTSIEYLRYLEGEKHLLFFSENGLFLPRLENDKSIAAMANDARVSIDTFQTGGVYLNPSFGASTGALPRRIQGPGNPNSPQMNLGSFSRTFALSSLRNISQMTGGLASIHENISNALARVNEVTRGEYLLGYYPKNTDWNGQYRRITVRVNRPDVKVSFRHGYYARETLEPFDREAFLSYSRITAAAGYTQDVKDLPFKAESREDRSMPDNPVVVIDMKVDASRVPFRTVNGLHQGKLYITVFYGDSKGRTLGDQWETMEMNLREETYQRVLKEGIPFSMRLPLQAPNQNLRIVVYNYDSDKVGSAFSKVR from the coding sequence GTGAAAAACACCTTCTTATATAAACAAATTCTGGTCGTGACCGCATTCTGCAGTCTATTAATTGCCGTTTTCTCCCTCTTCGGGGGCGGACCCCAGCAGCCGGCCCCTCCGGGAACCATTCGCATCCGTGTGACGCTGATTCCGGTCAACGTCCGGGTCACCGACAAGGATGACCATCCTGTCCTCGATCTGAAAAAGGAGGATTTCATCGTGCTGGAAAACGGGGCGCGTCAGGACATCCGGCATTTCTCCTTGGAAACATTTACCGCGACTGCGTCCCAGGCCCCGGAGAAGCCTCTTCTTCGAAAAGTTCCCCGGCTGGAGCTGGTGCCGCAGACGGCTCGAACCTTCTTGATTCTGCTTGGGCGGGGTCGACTGGAACGGCCTTTCAAGGGTGTCGATGCCCTGATCCAGTTTGTGCGAAATGACCTTCTGCCTCAGGATCGTGTGGCGGTGTTCGCTTATAATCGTGCGACCGATTTCGCCACTGATCATGAACAGATCGCCCTGGTGCTCGAGCGGTACAAGAAGATTCATGAGAAGATCGAATCACACATGGAACTTCGTTTCAGCGGACTCGCCGCCATTTACGGAAGCAAGGAGATCCCGAAGTCCTTCCAACCCGACATCGACAAGATCTTTGAAGCTCCCGGGGCCCTCGCGTCCCGCCAGGTCCCTCCGGGACGTATCACCGATTCCGGCCAGCTGGCGAGAGATACGAACGAGGTGAGCACCACCCTGCAGCGGATGGAAGCCGACAACGCCCTTGGAACCTCCGTTTCCTCCGTGTCGTCCTTCGACCAGCTTCAGGCCAATGCGCTCACTGATCTGCCCTTTGAGGAATACGTAAGTACGAACGCCATGACCATGCAGGATCTCCAGAACATCTACACCTCGATCGAGTACCTCCGGTACCTTGAGGGAGAAAAACACTTATTGTTTTTCTCTGAAAACGGCCTGTTCCTCCCCCGGCTGGAAAATGACAAGAGTATCGCCGCCATGGCGAACGATGCTCGGGTGTCGATCGACACCTTCCAAACCGGCGGGGTGTACCTCAATCCGAGTTTTGGTGCGAGTACCGGAGCGCTACCTCGCCGAATCCAGGGTCCAGGCAACCCGAATTCACCGCAGATGAACCTGGGGAGTTTCAGCCGAACCTTTGCGCTTTCCAGCCTGCGCAACATTTCCCAAATGACTGGCGGACTCGCCTCCATTCATGAAAACATTTCTAACGCCCTGGCACGAGTGAATGAAGTGACCCGGGGGGAATACCTGTTGGGATACTATCCCAAGAACACCGACTGGAACGGACAATATCGTCGCATCACGGTTCGGGTCAACCGTCCCGATGTCAAAGTCTCCTTCCGGCACGGGTACTATGCCCGCGAGACCCTGGAGCCGTTTGACCGTGAGGCCTTTCTTTCCTACAGCCGCATCACAGCCGCCGCCGGATACACCCAGGACGTCAAGGACCTTCCCTTCAAGGCGGAGTCGCGGGAAGACAGGTCTATGCCGGATAACCCGGTGGTCGTGATCGATATGAAAGTCGATGCGTCAAGGGTTCCATTCCGGACGGTGAACGGACTCCACCAAGGGAAGCTTTACATCACCGTTTTTTACGGGGACTCAAAGGGGAGAACCCTGGGCGATCAGTGGGAAACCATGGAGATGAATCTGCGCGAAGAAACCTACCAACGGGTGTTGAAGGAAGGCATCCCGTTCTCGATGCGCCTTCCGTTGCAGGCGCCCAACCAGAACCTCCGGATTGTGGTCTACAACTACGACAGCGACAAGGTGGGAAGTGCATTCTCGAAGGTTCGTTAG
- a CDS encoding serine/threonine-protein phosphatase: protein MTFKDEFADMRQRLSDFAGQFKQTAKAPKEERRGPTGHRRVDTVYWNLRELFTKDVTGQDLRKLVQHDTRETFNYFTREIDFDSLRRLHWYKRYPTAFWRIFQALAYRLSPPRRIAFAVAILGLLLGFIEVLGQGKMGILLPDTSGRVWWFISIVLLIVLLCMELRDKLDLKGDLEIARQIQLGLVPSKPFVQEGITIHCHMRPANTVGGDYFDIIELDESSVGFVIGDVAGKGMPAALLMALLQGSLRTLITAGFRGSELIAKLNEYLCTNIPSNSLVTFFYGELTTATGEFRYVNAGHNPPFVIRHDQSMERLPATSIPLGINREARFSDNAAQLAPGDRLFLFTDGVTEAFNTEEVEYGETRLTAFLKARSNLSDDQLIQALIADVLSFCGNAKPHDDMTLMNIKRS, encoded by the coding sequence ATGACCTTCAAAGATGAATTTGCGGACATGCGCCAACGCCTTTCGGATTTTGCCGGACAATTCAAGCAGACGGCAAAGGCTCCGAAGGAAGAGCGAAGGGGCCCGACCGGGCATCGCCGCGTGGACACGGTGTACTGGAATCTGCGGGAGCTCTTCACCAAGGACGTCACTGGCCAGGACCTCCGCAAACTGGTCCAACACGACACGCGCGAGACGTTTAACTATTTTACCCGGGAGATCGACTTTGATTCCCTGCGGCGTCTTCACTGGTACAAACGATACCCAACGGCTTTTTGGAGAATCTTCCAGGCGCTGGCTTACCGGCTCAGCCCGCCGCGGCGCATTGCCTTTGCCGTCGCAATCCTCGGTTTACTGCTGGGTTTTATCGAGGTCTTAGGTCAGGGCAAAATGGGTATTCTTTTGCCCGATACGTCGGGGAGGGTCTGGTGGTTCATCTCGATCGTGCTTCTGATCGTTCTCCTGTGCATGGAATTACGGGACAAGCTGGACCTCAAAGGTGACCTCGAGATTGCCCGGCAGATCCAGCTGGGCCTTGTCCCGTCGAAGCCCTTTGTACAGGAGGGCATCACCATCCATTGCCACATGCGGCCTGCGAACACCGTGGGGGGAGATTACTTTGATATTATCGAGTTGGATGAAAGCAGCGTCGGGTTTGTCATTGGCGATGTGGCGGGCAAGGGAATGCCGGCGGCATTACTCATGGCCCTACTGCAAGGCAGTCTTCGCACGCTCATTACGGCAGGGTTCCGCGGCTCCGAGCTGATCGCAAAGCTCAACGAATATCTCTGCACGAATATCCCCTCCAATAGCCTGGTGACTTTTTTCTATGGGGAATTGACCACAGCGACCGGCGAATTTCGATACGTCAACGCGGGCCATAACCCGCCGTTTGTGATCCGCCATGACCAGTCCATGGAACGCCTTCCCGCCACTTCCATCCCCCTGGGAATCAATCGTGAGGCCCGCTTCTCTGACAACGCCGCCCAGCTGGCACCCGGAGACCGCCTGTTTCTCTTCACCGATGGTGTCACTGAGGCATTCAATACGGAGGAAGTGGAGTACGGCGAGACAAGACTGACGGCGTTCCTCAAAGCGCGGAGCAATTTGTCAGATGATCAACTCATTCAAGCTCTCATTGCCGACGTGCTTTCCTTTTGCGGAAATGCAAAACCTCATGACGACATGACGCTGATGAACATCAAGCGCTCCTAG
- the arcC gene encoding carbamate kinase, with protein sequence MKKRIVRKISRPAAKKPARSALKRKLAVIAIGGNSLIKDSHHQTVEDQESALRETARHIADMIEQGWDVAIGHGNGPQVGFILRRSEIAAKVEGMHEVPLDVCGADTQGAIGYELQQALQNELHHRRIKKNCATIITQVLVNQHDAAFSHPSKPIGGFMDQPEAMRRKDTMGWSVVEDAGRGWRRVVPSPLPEEIVELETIQAVLNQGIIVITVGGGGIPVVDVGSGEYRGTAAVIDKDLASSLLAREVKADLFLIATAVEKVAIHFGKPNQQWLDRMTMAEAKRYLAEGTHFAKGSMAPKIEAILLFLEAGGKHAIITNPENIGRALRGETGTHILRG encoded by the coding sequence ATGAAAAAGAGAATCGTCAGGAAGATCAGCCGGCCAGCCGCGAAAAAACCGGCCCGGAGTGCACTGAAACGCAAGCTCGCGGTCATCGCGATCGGCGGCAACTCACTGATCAAGGATTCGCATCATCAGACGGTGGAGGATCAGGAAAGCGCGCTACGGGAAACCGCACGTCACATCGCCGATATGATCGAACAGGGTTGGGATGTTGCGATCGGCCATGGCAACGGACCGCAGGTCGGCTTCATTCTCCGCCGTTCCGAAATCGCAGCCAAAGTCGAGGGGATGCACGAGGTTCCGTTGGATGTGTGTGGCGCCGATACGCAGGGCGCGATCGGATACGAGCTCCAGCAGGCCCTGCAGAACGAGTTGCATCACCGGAGGATCAAAAAGAATTGTGCGACGATCATTACCCAGGTCCTGGTGAATCAACACGACGCCGCCTTCAGCCATCCCTCCAAGCCCATCGGCGGCTTTATGGATCAGCCCGAGGCGATGCGGCGGAAGGACACGATGGGGTGGAGCGTCGTCGAGGATGCAGGACGGGGCTGGCGGCGCGTCGTTCCTTCCCCTCTCCCGGAAGAAATTGTCGAGCTCGAGACCATCCAGGCCGTCCTCAACCAGGGGATCATCGTCATTACGGTCGGGGGCGGCGGCATACCCGTCGTTGATGTCGGGAGCGGCGAATATCGCGGCACGGCAGCAGTCATCGATAAGGATCTCGCGAGCAGTCTGCTGGCACGCGAGGTCAAAGCGGATTTGTTCCTGATTGCGACGGCTGTTGAAAAGGTGGCCATCCACTTCGGCAAACCGAATCAGCAGTGGCTTGACCGGATGACCATGGCCGAAGCGAAACGGTACCTGGCCGAAGGGACGCATTTTGCCAAGGGCTCGATGGCGCCCAAGATTGAGGCAATCCTGTTGTTTCTTGAAGCGGGCGGCAAACACGCGATCATCACGAATCCGGAAAATATCGGCCGCGCCCTGCGGGGTGAAACTGGCACGCACATTCTCCGCGGCTAG
- a CDS encoding DUF84 family protein, translating into MIIRGNEGRHCFLQNWAYVSDGTRGAFGASGMIVLPTPIAREVVDARRELGEVIDEFSNRRDVRSNEGTWGILTRDLISRKDAFKIALLNAFAPFYNPRAYP; encoded by the coding sequence CTGATCATCCGGGGAAATGAAGGCCGGCATTGCTTTCTCCAAAACTGGGCTTACGTGAGCGACGGCACCCGCGGAGCGTTCGGCGCCAGTGGAATGATTGTCCTTCCCACCCCCATCGCCCGTGAAGTGGTTGACGCACGACGCGAGCTGGGGGAGGTGATCGACGAATTTTCGAACCGTCGCGATGTCCGCAGCAATGAAGGGACCTGGGGGATCCTGACCCGCGATTTGATCTCACGCAAAGACGCCTTCAAAATAGCATTGCTGAATGCATTTGCGCCGTTTTATAATCCGCGCGCCTATCCATGA
- the thrC gene encoding threonine synthase: MNYHFKCILCGSEYDPGTTRYVCPKHGDDGILDTIFDYREINQLTSPRAISSSADFSVWRYAPLLPLDNARESAPPVHVGWTPLYRSTTLGPHLGLSHLHFKDDGRNPTASFKDRASAVVVARARELGVSMMTTASTGNAGAALAGLAAAAKMPSVIFVPQTAPPAKIAQLLIFGARVLLVKGTYDQAFDLCLEASKEFGWYCRNTAFNPYTVEGKKTASLELCEQLGWKAPDAVLVSVGDGNVISGLWKGLRDLLMLGWIDTMPRLLGIQAEGSAACYNAWKAGTETITPVNAQTVADSISADLPRDGVRAVRAVRETRGAYLTVTDDEILAAIPELARGEAIFCEPAASAVYAGLKKAVQQELVKSDETIVCLLTGNGLKDISSAMKVAGAGTIIEPTLGAVKQLVIG, from the coding sequence ATGAACTATCATTTTAAATGCATCCTCTGCGGCTCCGAATACGACCCCGGGACCACGCGCTACGTGTGTCCGAAACACGGCGACGATGGCATACTCGATACGATTTTCGATTACCGTGAAATCAACCAATTGACTTCGCCTCGTGCGATCTCCAGTTCGGCCGATTTTTCGGTGTGGCGATACGCGCCGCTGCTGCCGCTCGACAACGCCCGGGAGTCTGCGCCCCCCGTTCACGTCGGTTGGACGCCCCTCTATCGTTCGACGACCCTGGGCCCGCACCTGGGATTGAGCCATTTGCATTTCAAGGACGACGGCCGCAATCCGACGGCCTCGTTCAAAGATCGGGCGAGTGCGGTCGTTGTCGCCAGGGCGCGTGAACTGGGGGTCTCCATGATGACGACCGCGAGTACCGGAAACGCAGGGGCAGCACTCGCCGGTCTGGCCGCCGCAGCGAAGATGCCGTCAGTGATTTTTGTGCCCCAAACCGCTCCCCCGGCGAAAATCGCGCAACTGCTGATTTTCGGAGCGCGGGTCCTCCTGGTCAAAGGAACTTACGACCAGGCCTTTGATCTCTGTCTGGAGGCGTCGAAAGAATTCGGGTGGTATTGCCGGAACACGGCGTTCAATCCGTATACGGTGGAAGGAAAGAAGACTGCGTCCCTCGAACTGTGCGAACAACTCGGATGGAAGGCCCCCGACGCTGTCCTGGTTTCAGTCGGCGACGGTAATGTCATCAGCGGCCTGTGGAAGGGACTGCGCGATTTGCTCATGCTCGGATGGATCGATACGATGCCGAGGCTGCTGGGCATCCAGGCGGAGGGCTCGGCGGCATGCTACAATGCCTGGAAAGCTGGAACGGAAACCATCACCCCGGTGAACGCGCAGACGGTCGCCGATTCCATTAGTGCCGATCTGCCCCGCGATGGCGTGCGTGCCGTGCGTGCCGTGCGTGAGACCCGAGGCGCCTACCTTACCGTGACCGACGATGAAATTCTCGCGGCGATCCCGGAACTCGCGCGGGGCGAGGCTATCTTTTGCGAGCCGGCCGCGTCGGCCGTCTATGCCGGACTGAAAAAAGCAGTCCAGCAGGAACTTGTGAAATCGGATGAGACGATCGTGTGCCTGTTGACCGGAAATGGCTTGAAAGATATCTCGAGCGCAATGAAGGTCGCAGGCGCTGGAACGATCATCGAGCCCACCCTCGGAGCGGTCAAGCAATTGGTCATCGGTTGA
- the lpxD gene encoding UDP-3-O-(3-hydroxymyristoyl)glucosamine N-acyltransferase yields MTVRELAVRLAGKLLGPASLTVDGVSSLENPKPGTVVWADSDKNLARALKGTAGAIILAESLTDKVPPSSKSDQMPKALILVPNPRLAFAQTVALFHPRRMICHGIDATARIASTARLGPDVAIGAHVVIDEAASIGPRCEIGAGTFVGADVRIGEECRIFPGVILYHDVTLGARCMVHAGAVIGSDGFGFVPNEGRYEKFPQVGTVMIGDDVEIGANTTIDRGALDATRIGRGTKIDNLVQIAHNVEIGEDVVIAAQTGISGGTVIEDHCVIGGQVGMGDHARVKRGAVVGSKGGILPGKIIREGQVVWGIPAIPLDEYKVINALWRGLPKLKKDVDALKAARTATSKPKKVRKSSSRPRSGLSDSRKR; encoded by the coding sequence ATGACAGTCAGAGAGCTCGCGGTGCGATTGGCTGGAAAACTTCTGGGGCCGGCCTCCCTTACGGTGGATGGCGTTTCGTCGCTGGAGAATCCCAAACCCGGCACTGTGGTGTGGGCCGATTCAGACAAGAATCTGGCCCGAGCCCTCAAAGGAACGGCGGGGGCGATCATCCTGGCCGAATCTTTGACGGACAAGGTTCCCCCTTCTTCGAAATCGGACCAAATGCCGAAGGCCCTCATCCTGGTTCCCAATCCCCGGCTGGCCTTTGCACAGACCGTCGCTTTGTTTCATCCCCGCCGGATGATTTGTCATGGAATTGATGCAACGGCTCGCATTGCCTCGACGGCCCGACTGGGGCCCGACGTGGCGATCGGCGCCCACGTGGTCATTGATGAGGCGGCCTCCATTGGCCCGCGATGTGAGATAGGGGCAGGAACCTTCGTGGGAGCAGACGTGCGCATTGGAGAAGAGTGCCGGATCTTCCCCGGCGTGATCCTTTACCACGACGTCACCCTCGGCGCGCGATGCATGGTGCATGCCGGCGCGGTCATCGGCAGCGATGGGTTCGGATTCGTTCCGAATGAAGGACGGTACGAAAAATTTCCCCAAGTGGGGACTGTGATGATTGGCGATGACGTGGAAATTGGCGCGAACACGACGATCGACCGCGGGGCGCTCGATGCCACTCGCATCGGCCGCGGGACCAAAATCGATAATCTGGTCCAGATCGCCCACAACGTGGAAATCGGCGAAGATGTGGTGATCGCCGCGCAGACCGGGATTTCAGGTGGAACCGTGATTGAAGATCACTGTGTCATCGGCGGCCAGGTCGGCATGGGGGACCATGCCCGGGTCAAACGCGGGGCCGTGGTGGGAAGCAAAGGCGGCATCCTGCCCGGCAAGATCATCCGTGAAGGACAGGTCGTCTGGGGAATTCCAGCCATCCCGCTCGACGAGTACAAGGTGATCAACGCCCTCTGGCGAGGACTGCCAAAACTCAAGAAAGACGTTGACGCGCTGAAGGCGGCCCGGACCGCGACCTCGAAGCCGAAGAAAGTCAGGAAGTCTTCCTCCCGTCCCCGATCCGGGCTTTCCGATTCCCGGAAACGTTAG